GTTTGTTTCAAATTTAGAATGACTCAATGGTGTTCCAACAAATTGAAGCTTAACCAATGCACCAGCGTCAGTTATGGTGTAAATGGTGATGCCATCAGGATCTATTGCTACATCTCTAAAACGGTCACTAGACGAATGAAATTCTTCATAAGTACCATCTTCTAAGGCAGTACCATCGGCATTTAATTTTGTCCTGAAAATCTTTCCTGCTTTAAGCGTAGGCACTAAAAGGGATACGCCCCAATCTGGAATTTTTCCACCTTCATAAATATCAATACTAGCAGGAGCCACTGTAGGCCATGTAGAAGATGTGCCACCTGTTGGTTCTGTAGCTAGCGTACTATCAAGAGTACCTATTGGAGGCATAAAATTGGGCATGGACGCTGCCGATGTCGATTCTTCTATTGCAGGCCCAGGACAATTATCTATAAGATTACTGTAAGAACCACAACTTGCAGGGTAACTGGACCAATTGCAATAGGCATAACCACTATCGTCATTATAACCTGCTATTAATGGCCAACCATAGTTTTTACCCGATTCAATAATATTTATTTCGTCATCGGTTTTATCGCCATGTTCTGATGAATATAACTTTCCGTTTGAACCAAATACTAAACCTTGTGCATTTCTATGCCCATAACTAAATACATGACTTATTACACCATTAAGTATTGGATTGTCTGAAGGAATACTACCATCTAGGTTCAATCGTAACATTTTACCTTTATAATCGGAGTAATCGGAAGGGCTTGTGGGCAAATATTGAGCTCTAATTTCGAAACAAGCCTTACTGCCTCTATTATTTGCAAACTCACCAATAGTCCAATACAATTTTAAATCCGGACCCATTACAATTTTACCGGAATTATGGTCGTTACTGGCTTCTATACCATCTATGATGGTCGTAGCACTCCCACTATCTAGTTTACCTGTGGCCGCATTATATGTATAACGTGCAATTCTAAATTTAGCACCTGAACTATTATATGTATAAAGCAGATATAAATAGTTGTTTGTTGTTGTGTTGACATCTGCATATAAATCTGGATGCACAGTCATACCCAACAATCCATCTTGACCAGAAGATTGATAGACCAAACCAGATAAATCCAACATTTCTATTTTGGCCCCTCCAGAAGGGCTAATTTTAACAAGCTTTTTCCCAACACGTTCTGTTATCCATAAATAACCATCGGGACCATAGAGAATCGTATTTGGTTTTAGCAGCGCATCATTATTTGCTAGGTTGGTTACAGTCCAGTCCGTACCCGAAGTAATGGGCGTTTGGGACATGCCTATATTAACTAAAAATAAAACAATTGGTAATATTATATTTTTCATAAGTTTATATTTTGTTTAGATGGAACACCCTTAATAATCATCCTAGTATGTGTAAATCCCATTCTGTATGAGCGTTTCATAATTAAAAATCCCAGTCAAGTTAATCGATTACATTAATGCTATTCATCTTAGCTATTTAATAAACCTAAATATATTGCTTTAAATGACTTTTTGAGGTATTTAATTTAATTATTGTTGAAAAACAACATCTTTTTAAGAATTTTAAATGACTTAATTATTAAAAGTGCAATAAAACCTACTAATAAACCAACTATAAAATCTTTTATAAAACTGGGGATGGCTTCCATAAAATGGTGAAGAAAGTCAATATTATGTGTAAAAATACCTCCGGCAACCAACAAAAGTGCCACAGTACCAATAACCGATAAACTCTTAATGACCCAAGGCAGTGATTTAACCAAAAGGTTTCCAATGCTTGCCATACCCCCTTTTTGATTGGCACTCCTTTTAATTAGCTTAAAACCTAAATCGTCCATTCTTACAATAAGTGCTACAATCCCATAGACACCTACGGTAGCAATAATAGCTACGATGGAAACGACTAATATCTGAAATAAAATAGGTTTGCCTAAAACGGTTCCTAAGGCAATAATGACAATTTCAATAGACAGAATAAAATCGGTAACAACAGCCGACTTTATTTTCTTTTTTTCAAGCAATATAATAGCTTCTTCTGATAGGTTTACTTCTTCAATTGAAGCGACATCATGTTTATGAGGAAAAAAATATTCTACTATTTTCTCAACACCTTCATAAGCTAAATAAACGCCACCTAATATTAAAACTAAAGTGACTGCCCAAGGCAACAGGGAACTTAGTAAAAAAGCAATGGGTAAAATAATAAGCTTGTTCAAAAACGAGCCTTTAGTAATTGCCCATATAACGGGCAACTCCCTTGATGATACAAAACCAGTCGCTTTTTCAGCATTAACCGCTAAATCGTCTCCTAAAATACCTGCTGTTTTTTTAGTAGATATTTTACTCATTACCACAACATCGTCCATAAGTGCTGCAATATCATCTAATAGGGCAAAAAAACCTGAAGCCATTGTATGTAAAAATTATTTTAATTTGGAAGCGACATTCTCAAAAACAGACATGCCTATATAAAGTAGTATAATCAGTGGTATCGCAGCAAACTGCAACACAATTAAAAAGATCATACAAAGTATGATAAAAATGTAACGGGTTGCGTTGGCTTTAAAACTCCAATCCTTAAACTTTAAGGCAAATAGTTTAATACTTGAATTAAGCAGGTAACAACTCAATGCGGTAAGTGTCATTAAAAACCATTTATTAACGATGATTGCATTTATTAAATCGTTATTTTGAAATTCTATAATTAAAGGCAAAGAAACAATTAGCAAGGTATTGGCAGGTGTTGGCAAGCCTTTAAAATAGGTTTGCTGGTCTTCGTCTATATTAAATTTGGCCAATCTGTATGCTGAAGCTAAGGTAATACATAAACCAATTAATGGCACCAACGAAATTGTAAAACTAACAGGTTTCATATTGGAATCCCAATCAGTTACCATCGATGGAGCGTCAACAGACAAGCTCAACAACTTATACATAATAATTCCAGGAACCACTCCACTGGTTACCATATCGGCAAGTGAATCCAATTGAATGCCCAAGGCACTTTGCACATGCAATTTTCTGGCTGCAAAACCATCAAAAAAATCGAAAAATATACCAAGAAACACAAATAATGCCGCGGCAACAAAGTGGTTATTAACTGCAAAAATAACAGCAATACTTCCACAAAAAAGGTTTAATAAGGTTAACGCATTAGGTATATATTGCTTCATAATTGCTCTTTTAATGCTGTAAAAATAGTAAACAATTCTCGTCTAAAGCAATATCTATTATAATTTCAAGTTAATAGGTTTGTAAATTATGTGCATCTTTGTAAAAAAATTGCGATTGAGACCTTACATTACTGCATTATTTTGTGTAATCACGGCAACTGTATTTAGCCAAACCGTTCGGAAATATTCCAACGAGTTTATGAATATTGGTGTAGATGCTGCAGCTTTAGGCATGAGCAGCGCCGTTACAGCAAATACTTCCGATGTGAATTCTGGGTATTGGAATCCTGCTGGTTTATTAAAATTGGAAGACAACCAACTTGCCCTGATGCATTCCAGCTATTTTGCCAATATTGCCAATTATGATTATGTTGCTTTTGCAAAACCTTTAGATGATAGAAGCACGATAGGTATTTCATTAATTAGGTTTGCTGTTGACGATATTTTAAATACCACCCAACTTATTGACGAACAAGGCAATATAAACTATGATAGAATTAGCCTCTTCTCTACTGCCGATTATGGCCTCACATTTTCATATGCACGCGCCCTGCCTATTGAAGGGCTTAATTACGGCGTAAATGCCAAAATAATTCGTCGTGTTATAGGCGATTTTGCTTCGTCCTGGGGTTTTGGGTTTGATGCCGGTATTCAATTTGAAACCAATAACGATTGGAAATTTGGTGTGATGGCACGCGATATTACAACCACGTTTAACGCTTGGGCTATTAATGAAGAGGAATTTAAAAAAGTTCAGGATGCTGTTGAAGGACAGAACCAGGAACTACCCGAAACCACCGAAATTACCATTCCTAAATTACAAATTGGCGTTTCTAAACTATTTGATTTTCATTACGACTATACACTTTTAGCTGCTGCCAATTTAAATGTACGGTTTGAAGAAAACAACGATGTCATCTCATCATCATTTGCAAGTATCAACCCTGCTTTAGGCTTTGAATTTGGGTATATCGATATGGTTTATTTACGCGCTGGTGTTGGTAATTTTCAAAATGAAACACAAATAGATAATTCACAACAACTAAGTTTTCAACCTAGTTTTGGCGTTGGCTTTAAGTATAACGGTATTCAAATTGATTATGCATTCACCGATATTGGCGACCAAAGTGTGGCCTTATATTCTAATGTGTTTTCGTTAAAACTCGATTTTAGCATTTTTAGGTAACCTTATTTTTATGCAAAAAAAACTACTTTTTTTATGTCTTTTTTTATTTGTTGAAGTCATAACCGCTCAACAAGATATCTTATCTGAACAAGCCGAAATTAGCGTATTAACTATCGGTCCTGGTGCCTTGCTAAACGATTCGTTTGGACACAATGCCTTTAGAGTAAAAGACCCCGTAAAAGGCATCGATTTGGCGTTTAACTATGGCGTTTACGATTTTGAAACTCCTAATTTTTACTTAAAATTTGCTCAAGGGAAAC
This genomic window from Mariniflexile sp. TRM1-10 contains:
- a CDS encoding PQQ-dependent sugar dehydrogenase yields the protein MKNIILPIVLFLVNIGMSQTPITSGTDWTVTNLANNDALLKPNTILYGPDGYLWITERVGKKLVKISPSGGAKIEMLDLSGLVYQSSGQDGLLGMTVHPDLYADVNTTTNNYLYLLYTYNSSGAKFRIARYTYNAATGKLDSGSATTIIDGIEASNDHNSGKIVMGPDLKLYWTIGEFANNRGSKACFEIRAQYLPTSPSDYSDYKGKMLRLNLDGSIPSDNPILNGVISHVFSYGHRNAQGLVFGSNGKLYSSEHGDKTDDEINIIESGKNYGWPLIAGYNDDSGYAYCNWSSYPASCGSYSNLIDNCPGPAIEESTSAASMPNFMPPIGTLDSTLATEPTGGTSSTWPTVAPASIDIYEGGKIPDWGVSLLVPTLKAGKIFRTKLNADGTALEDGTYEEFHSSSDRFRDVAIDPDGITIYTITDAGALVKLQFVGTPLSHSKFETNTISIIPNPASNEIRLSFNANFKDTLDVVIVDAYGRKIKEIQKITNNYSVDTSKFSNGIYFVSLLDGDKKMMTKKIIIQR
- a CDS encoding DUF808 domain-containing protein, producing MASGFFALLDDIAALMDDVVVMSKISTKKTAGILGDDLAVNAEKATGFVSSRELPVIWAITKGSFLNKLIILPIAFLLSSLLPWAVTLVLILGGVYLAYEGVEKIVEYFFPHKHDVASIEEVNLSEEAIILLEKKKIKSAVVTDFILSIEIVIIALGTVLGKPILFQILVVSIVAIIATVGVYGIVALIVRMDDLGFKLIKRSANQKGGMASIGNLLVKSLPWVIKSLSVIGTVALLLVAGGIFTHNIDFLHHFMEAIPSFIKDFIVGLLVGFIALLIIKSFKILKKMLFFNNN
- a CDS encoding CDP-alcohol phosphatidyltransferase family protein; amino-acid sequence: MKQYIPNALTLLNLFCGSIAVIFAVNNHFVAAALFVFLGIFFDFFDGFAARKLHVQSALGIQLDSLADMVTSGVVPGIIMYKLLSLSVDAPSMVTDWDSNMKPVSFTISLVPLIGLCITLASAYRLAKFNIDEDQQTYFKGLPTPANTLLIVSLPLIIEFQNNDLINAIIVNKWFLMTLTALSCYLLNSSIKLFALKFKDWSFKANATRYIFIILCMIFLIVLQFAAIPLIILLYIGMSVFENVASKLK
- a CDS encoding putative type IX sorting system protein PorV2, with amino-acid sequence MNIGVDAAALGMSSAVTANTSDVNSGYWNPAGLLKLEDNQLALMHSSYFANIANYDYVAFAKPLDDRSTIGISLIRFAVDDILNTTQLIDEQGNINYDRISLFSTADYGLTFSYARALPIEGLNYGVNAKIIRRVIGDFASSWGFGFDAGIQFETNNDWKFGVMARDITTTFNAWAINEEEFKKVQDAVEGQNQELPETTEITIPKLQIGVSKLFDFHYDYTLLAAANLNVRFEENNDVISSSFASINPALGFEFGYIDMVYLRAGVGNFQNETQIDNSQQLSFQPSFGVGFKYNGIQIDYAFTDIGDQSVALYSNVFSLKLDFSIFR